CTCACCAAAAGATGGGACTTTCCCCTGGCTCTCTGACAGTGTAGTACTCCTTGTCCTGTGGTAGCACCTTGGTCAGGCCAAAATCACCAATCTTCACCCTCATCTCACTCTCCACCAGAATGTTTCTAGTGGCCAGATCTCTGTGGATGTAACGCTTTGTGCCAAGATAGTGCATACCCTGGAAGAACGTAGTTCATTTGTATGTCATTATtgagggaaaataaatattttatgttaaagAGAACAGGTTTAACTgtgattttattgtgtttgtatgGCTGACAGGATGGACTGAAGATTTGAAAGTGTATACAACATATTGCATTACATCACCTTACAAATCTGTGTTGCATAGTGCAGCAGTTTCTTAGAATCAAAGTGGTCCTTATGTTTGATTAGGTAATCTCTCAGACTGCCAAATGGAAGATACTCCATGATCAGCCGAAGGTTCCTTCGTCCTGCAGAAACAAAGAATCTGGATTTATTGCTTTCATGAACAGCGTCACTGCCTGCTGTAGTGCACGTGGAGGTGTTATGTATAACAAAATATGCAGTGATGGTAAAAAGAATTCAAGAACAAGCTGGTCGGGAAAGCCAGCTCTTTTACTTGAGGGACAGATAGACACTTACTATGCTATTTACAGGATTCTTTTTAGTACAGTTTTGTTATATTATGTTATGTGTCAAGTATTGAATCATACCTGCGCTGTAGCAGACGCCTCTATATTTGACAATGTTTTCGTGGTGCAGGGATTTCAGGATCTCAATTTCCCGCTCAAAGTCCCTGAGGTGCTCggctgtgctgtgctgcagtTTCTTCACGGCCACCACCTCCCCTGTGCTGTCCTGCAGGGGGTCATACCTGCACATCTCCACACTACCAAAGTTTCCCTGCAGCGGGGGGGCAGATGGAGAACACACTTTCACATACAGATAGAGGTGCTGTGATTTCAGTGAGTGACTCAATTACAAGTCGTAGAATAAGATGTAGAAGAGGAATACTGCACATGACGTATTGAGGGAAATGTTAGACAAAATCTACTGAGCAATTTGCACTAAATGACAGAGAGCGATGGGGCCTGGGTCAGAGAACAGCCAGTTCTTTTTGATTAACTGTGATTTCGATTTTATCTCCTGTAGTCCTGCTGTATGTTTTAAACTCCATTCCCTGAGTGCCCTTCTGGTCTTTCATATCACATTGTGTTTGCCTGACACTCGATGATAAAACATGAAGCCTGAATACTTGCTACTGTAAATCACAATTTATCTGAAAGATGAATTTGCCCCATTCATATATTTGGTGTGCAGATCTCACTTTGCCCAGCTGCTTGAGAAAGATGAGGTGCCTCTCCTCAAACTGAGCAGGCTCCTGGTTCTCAGAGGCCCATGGGAAACCAAAGCCTCTTGTCCTGCTGGGCACCATGTCACTCTCCACCAGCAGCTCATAGTctgaaacacaattaaacacAAGTATTTTAGACCAGCTGATAAAGTGTGAAGAGGAAGTTTtggcttttaaaatgtgactgaaaatgGGTCACCAatggttatttttttcatttgtctttttaccTGGTGTGAAGAGGCTGTTGAGATCTCTGATAATGGCTTTGAAGGACGGTCTGTATGAAGGCTCGTAGTCCATACAGCTGTTAATCAGATTAGCCAGCTCTGTCCATTTGGGAGCTGGCAGCTGGTGTCGGTCTTCATAAAACAAGTTCTTCTGTAGAAGACAACACAAGTGAAGATTTGCATGATTTAAAGCTGGATTGCAAAATAGTAAAAATGCTCAAGACTCAAGCATTTGCAGagttaaacattttgaaaatgtgatgatttgGTGAGATGAGATGCTGTCTTGCTAGTACTTATatgagaaaatatttgtttatttagacTGGTATGTCTCAAATGTTGGTCTATTCCAAATCTATCCCGATCAATCAGTGCTCTCAATGtatcctttgtttttgttttgtttttttttaccttggaGGAATCCAGAGTGCTGAGTGGTTTGTCTCCTCCACTGCAGATCTCCCAAAGAGTAGTTCCAAAGCCCCACTTGTCTGTGGCTAAACTCAGGTTTTGAGGATTTTCAATACACTCAGGAGGCACCCACGGGATACGCTCCACCAGGACTGATGAAAGGAGATGCAAAATGAGAGTGacacacaaattaataaatcatcCCTCTTAGGTTCAACCCAAGTTGTTTTCCCCCAGGGTGTCTTAGAAGTCTTAATCATCCGAcaccaaaacaaccaaaatgaGCAACTGTTCTTACTACCACACCATCACTcgacatttcaaacatttttaatctcatttttacattgttattattgtccAATGTGCTGCTAATATTGTCTATGATCTGTTCCTGTGTACCAGGAGAGAACGTGGAACCACGTAGCCCACCTTCTCTGGGCAGAACAGTGATGCTGATGCCAGGGTCGCTGAGCTTGATGAAGGGCAGGCTGCCTGTCTTTCGATCCTCCTCTCTGATCAGAAGTACATTCTTGGCACAGACATTTCCATGAATGAGGTTTTTATCCTCCTGTGTGCACACATACGAAAAGAACAAAATACAATGGTTCAGCATGAGAGTATTTCTGATtgcagtttcatttcattgacacaaaGCTCTGTGTCACGGTGTCTTACCAGATAGTGCATAGCCCAGGCCAGCTGCTTGGCCACTTCTAGCTTCCATGTAATGTTCACAcagctcttattttttttcaggtAGGTGTCCAGAGAACCAAATTTGCCATACTCCTGCACCATCATGTCTGTTAGTTAGATGAAGGGGAGGAGATTTTATTATTCAAACTGCTCTCAGTTTTTAAGGTGACAGTATACTTTTACATCCAACATCTAAACCTAACCGTAACACATCATCGGACTTTTTCATCTTGAACCAATGTACCAGTCTTTTTTTCCAATCAATTCTCAATTGGGTTTTACACCTTCAGGCATGTCTGTGTTTCCAACCAAAGCAGCACTGCCTGGTGAACTActacttcattttttttttttaaacacactagACAGAGTTAAGTGCATTGCTGCCTCTCACTGGTTTACAGAGCTCATTGCTGTTTTAGATCCATAAATGCTCCACTGCTCAGCTGCTTTCTAGTCTTTATACCATTTGTAACTAACTGTAATGACTAAGAATGGtgaaaaaaatttttaatttcctttctgCTCTTTTAACATTCAGAAATCTTCATAGTAAATGTTTCAGACAACTCTCTGATTTACGTGGGTAGTTAAAGGTAGAGAAGATCAAGACTGCACACACCCATTAGTGACTGAGGGCACAGCCCAATTCAAGTGAAAGGTCGTGGCTGAGCAGAAATCAGCAGgtcctcatttcctctctgttgtcCAGATTGACTCTTTATGGGTGTTTGACTGACTacacatttggttttgttttgaggattatttaaataattccaTCCTTTGTGTTATAAACTTACTCTCATcgctacaaacacacacgccaTAGCTGAGCAGTAAATGCTTGTAGGAGAGCTGGCTCATCATGCTGGCTGCTTCAAAGAATGACTGGGATGgagaaaataagagaaacaagaaaataattagttttaaaaTCTTCATTTCATCAGATCCACTCACTCATTCACCCACCCAACAAAACTACCTCTGAATAAATGCGGTGAGCCTTGTCCAGTATCTTGATAATGACCTCTATCTGGTGCATTTCGCCGTAGTCCCCCAGCTCTTTCCTCACACCACAGAAGATCTTGGTGAAAGTTCCTTGGCCCAGACTTTCAttctaaaaacaaaagttcattATGTTACAATCCTGCTTTGGCAAATGTattgcattttttaaatcttttaattattataatatttttaatttttatttcctaACCACAGTGCTCTCTACTCCAGAATTAGACTGCATACACTGATAGATTACAAAGAAACAATGACAGCTGCAGAATGAAAGTGAGATTTTTATGACTGCACAAATTAAAGAGTAGATTATAAAGAAAAATTTAGGTACAAAACTTAATGTGCTCAAACAACACTAACTGAGATGAAATTGTGGTTGACACACTCACATCCACACTCAAACAACACACAGTGCCCTCCACAGGAACAGCTACCGATGATGTTGAGCTACAGGAAGTCGATCGACTGaggaagtcttttttttaacaacatcaacCTCCCTGACCATGAAGGAGTCAGGCTGTCACttgtcactttgttttcaaaaagCATACTATGTAAAGTGTGCTTCACATTTAATGTCTCTTCACATATCACTTATTAAGAGGGTCTTTTTGACAGATATATGTACTAATAAACAATATGGTTAATCTTGTCATATGATCTAATCTAATAAAATAGAAGCGCTCGCCTGATTATGTCTATAAGCTTCTATCTGTAAATATTTATCTGCAGAGACAAAAGCATGAACTAAAGCAAGATGTCAAAAAGTGGGTTATCTTACAATGATGAGGTCCTCTTTTCGGATTTTGTGGAAAACCATCTGGCTGATGTGTTTGTGGAGGTAGGGGGACAGAGGAACTTCAGCCCCTTGATTATTTCTACACACCAGCAGGTTAGATTTATCTGCATAAAGGGTAAAAGTGGACACGGATACTTATATTTTGACTCCACATCTGAAAGGAGATTAAGATTCTGTTGCAGTGACCCATGCAGCACAGCTTTCTACTTATGCATTTCtaatagtaataaaaacatttctccaaAGCTCTGAAACTCTGAAACTTCCAGATTATAACTACAGAAttgtgcagtcagaaactgcatcataatataattaaatgcagtttatcTATAAAtatgctgcagcagctggccTGGTGTGGATCCAGTGGAAATTAAAGCTATGCTTTCAGATTATATTGTtcttaatatttcatttttagacTTTGGTCTATGGCAAAAGTATTCATTTTATGTGCTCATATTAGTAAAAGACCATTAAATAACAGGAATGCATATTGTACATTTGCATGGTAAGATCCATACACATGACATAAAGGTTTACCTTGTAccttgtatgtttgtatgtaacTAACCTTTAGGGCTGGGAGGGCAACATTTGGTCAACTGAAATGTGTATCCATCTGTGCGCAACGCCTCCTTTTTATAGCAGTGCAGAAGTTCCCTTAGTGAGCCGAAACTCCGTTTCGCTCCACTCAGTATGTACTCTCCTGACTCCGTCTTCATAATCTGGCAGTGCTTGTAGTCCACCATAGTTTGATACtgattaaaatcaaaagaaaaagtataaagcaaacagaaattATGTCATCTGAGAAGTTCTTAATTGCACAATTACGGAATTTCAACATacgttttctttttgtcattatcagcctaaaaaaaatgtattttggtgTTATTCCCACCTTTTCTCAGTCCCATCAATTTTGCAATATTGCCACCATTAAAACAGGTTAATGCCAAAGTTAGCATGATTAGCGTTTTAGCAAACATGATGCTAAATGGCCTTCTTATATAAACAGTCACTTATTTTAcgtttctctccttctcctcctcttctgcagTTGTCCcccatattattattattattatttatttttttttagttttcacccATTTTGTTTGCATCACAGTTTATACGTATTGTGATGTTTGCAGTGCAGTGAGCTTTCTTGGCCACCGCATGACACTATGTACACTCACATGAAAAATACTGCACTTCATGCTATTAGTACCCAACATTAACTGCTTACCCCCACTACAAAAGACATGAAGTATTTGTCGTAGTCCCTTGGGCTGCAGCGAAGAATATACAGGCCTTGGTGGTTACCACAGCGACGCAACTTGCCAATTGTGAACTCCATCCTATGATCAAAGACACAgaaag
This sequence is a window from Echeneis naucrates chromosome 12, fEcheNa1.1, whole genome shotgun sequence. Protein-coding genes within it:
- the jak2a gene encoding tyrosine-protein kinase JAK2a isoform X1; amino-acid sequence: MACILLTDMDPPTTGPTADHNGLCPDLDTGTGTGCNTKEGIDATCLTIHLYYLWKDGGEGGAKGSENVLNFPAGEYVAEELCITAAKACGIAPVYCNLFGLMRNSDQIWFPPNHIFKIHQSGSENLLFRIRYYFPGWYNNSSSFSAHRYGVSKDTESPVMDDCVMAYLFFQWRSDFLNGWVEIAVSHESQEECLGMAVLDMMRVAKENGQSPLDIYSDKSYKSFLPTCMQRRIQKYNILTRKRIRYRFRKFIVQFGECKASVCNLKLKYIMNLEMLLPSLYSERFQVTDLSAHKVTIVVMGNKGIQWSRGKVEEGAEEELQTYCDFPELIDISIKQANKEGSAESRIVTLTRQDSQILELEFYSVSEALSFVSLVDGYYRLVADAHHYLCKEVAPPRLLECIQSYYHGPVSMEFTIGKLRRCGNHQGLYILRCSPRDYDKYFMSFVVGYQTMVDYKHCQIMKTESGEYILSGAKRSFGSLRELLHCYKKEALRTDGYTFQLTKCCPPSPKDKSNLLVCRNNQGAEVPLSPYLHKHISQMVFHKIRKEDLIINESLGQGTFTKIFCGVRKELGDYGEMHQIEVIIKILDKAHRIYSESFFEAASMMSQLSYKHLLLSYGVCVCSDENMMVQEYGKFGSLDTYLKKNKSCVNITWKLEVAKQLAWAMHYLEDKNLIHGNVCAKNVLLIREEDRKTGSLPFIKLSDPGISITVLPREVLVERIPWVPPECIENPQNLSLATDKWGFGTTLWEICSGGDKPLSTLDSSKKNLFYEDRHQLPAPKWTELANLINSCMDYEPSYRPSFKAIIRDLNSLFTPDYELLVESDMVPSRTRGFGFPWASENQEPAQFEERHLIFLKQLGKGNFGSVEMCRYDPLQDSTGEVVAVKKLQHSTAEHLRDFEREIEILKSLHHENIVKYRGVCYSAGRRNLRLIMEYLPFGSLRDYLIKHKDHFDSKKLLHYATQICKGMHYLGTKRYIHRDLATRNILVESEMRVKIGDFGLTKVLPQDKEYYTVREPGESPIFWYAPESLTESKFSVASDVWSFGVVLYELFTYSDKNCSPPAVFMDKMGNEKQGQMIVYHLIDLLKQGYRLPAPDNCPKEIRQIMTECWSSDLKLRPTFSTLIHSVETVRDRMDG
- the jak2a gene encoding tyrosine-protein kinase JAK2a isoform X2; this translates as MACILLTDMDPPTTGPTADHNGLCPDLDTGTGTGCNTKEGIDATCLTIHLYYLWKDGGEGGAKGSENVLNFPAGEYVAEELCITAAKACGIAPVYCNLFGLMRNSDQIWFPPNHIFKIHQSGSENLLFRIRYYFPGWYNNSSSFSAHRYGVSKDTESPVMDDCVMAYLFFQWRSDFLNGWVEIAVSHESQEECLGMAVLDMMRVAKENGQSPLDIYSDKSYKSFLPTCMQRRIQKYNILTRKRIRYRFRKFIVQFGECKASVCNLKLKYIMNLEMLLPSLYSERFQVTDLSAHKVTIVVMGNKGIQWSRGKVEEGAEEELQTYCDFPELIDISIKQANKEGSAESRIVTLTRQDSQILELEFYSVSEALSFVSLVDGYYRLVADAHHYLCKEVAPPRLLECIQSYYHGPVSMEFTIGKLRRCGNHQGLYILRCSPRDYDKYFMSFVVGYQTMVDYKHCQIMKTESGEYILSGAKRSFGSLRELLHCYKKEALRTDGYTFQLTKCCPPSPKDKSNLLVCRNNQGAEVPLSPYLHKHISQMVFHKIRKEDLIINESLGQGTFTKIFCGVRKELGDYGEMHQIEVIIKILDKAHRIYSESFFEAASMMSQLSYKHLLLSYGVCVCSDENMMVQEYGKFGSLDTYLKKNKSCVNITWKLEVAKQLAWAMHYLEDKNLIHGNVCAKNVLLIREEDRKTGSLPFIKLSDPGISITVLPREVLVERIPWVPPECIENPQNLSLATDKWGFGTTLWEICSGGDKPLSTLDSSKKNLFYEDRHQLPAPKWTELANLINSCMDYEPSYRPSFKAIIRDLNSLFTPDYELLVESDMVPSRTRGFGFPWASENQEPAQFEERHLIFLKQLGKGNFGSVEMCRYDPLQDSTGEVVAVKKLQHSTAEHLRDFEREIEILKSLHHENIVKYRGVCYSAGRRNLRLIMEYLPFGSLRDYLIKHKDHFDSKKLLHYATQICKGMHYLGTKRYIHRDLATRNILVESEMRVKIGDFGLTKVLPQDKEYYTVREPGESPIFW